In Firmicutes bacterium ASF500, a single genomic region encodes these proteins:
- the xerC_14 gene encoding Tyrosine recombinase XerC, whose product MARKTVERNISYDESRKIYYVSMDLGRDKEGKRLKRYQTYRTLYAARAGLRDFLIHREQELNTPKHNLTLGEWLESWMDNIVRPTRAETTVYGYQKIIDNHVLPSLGEVPLLALSPMDIQQYYIQVQQNANLSSNTLRRHHDLLTSALRAAVRQDKLLQSPMDKVEPPRPQQKEASYYRPEELKRLYSLLEGHPLELCARLAGSLGMRREEICGLKWECVDYERQLLHICEARTAYGSTVVQKETKTRSSVRTLYIPDDVTLLLQKEQERQAWRLEEPSEFVVLDRRNQPYSPNALSLAFTRFVRKNDLPRVTLHGLRHSFATVASMQGVPLFDIGKALGHSTPATTGKVYTHLVDHTHEETLIKVSDALKK is encoded by the coding sequence ATGGCAAGAAAGACAGTGGAGCGCAATATTTCCTATGACGAGAGCCGGAAGATCTATTACGTCAGCATGGACCTGGGCAGGGACAAGGAGGGCAAGCGCCTCAAGCGCTACCAGACCTACCGCACCCTCTACGCCGCCCGGGCGGGCCTGCGGGACTTCCTGATCCACCGGGAGCAGGAGCTCAACACCCCCAAGCACAACCTGACCCTGGGGGAATGGCTGGAGAGCTGGATGGACAACATCGTCCGCCCCACCCGGGCGGAGACCACGGTGTATGGCTATCAGAAGATCATTGACAACCACGTTCTCCCCAGCCTGGGGGAGGTCCCCCTCCTGGCCCTGTCGCCCATGGACATTCAGCAGTACTATATCCAGGTCCAGCAGAACGCGAATCTGTCCTCCAACACCCTGCGCCGGCACCACGACCTGCTCACCTCGGCCCTGCGGGCGGCGGTGCGGCAGGACAAGCTCCTCCAGTCGCCCATGGACAAGGTGGAGCCTCCCCGGCCCCAGCAGAAGGAGGCGTCCTACTACCGGCCCGAGGAGCTGAAACGGCTGTACAGCCTTCTGGAGGGACACCCGCTGGAGCTGTGCGCCAGGCTGGCGGGCAGTCTGGGGATGCGCCGGGAGGAAATCTGCGGGCTCAAGTGGGAGTGCGTGGATTACGAGCGCCAGCTCCTCCACATCTGCGAGGCCCGCACCGCCTACGGCTCCACGGTGGTCCAGAAGGAGACCAAGACCCGCTCCTCGGTGCGGACGCTGTATATTCCCGACGACGTAACCCTTTTGCTCCAGAAGGAGCAGGAGCGCCAGGCCTGGCGGCTGGAGGAGCCCAGCGAGTTCGTGGTGCTGGACCGCAGGAACCAGCCCTACTCCCCCAACGCCCTGTCACTGGCTTTCACCCGCTTCGTGCGGAAAAACGATCTGCCCCGGGTCACCCTCCACGGTCTGCGCCACTCCTTCGCCACAGTGGCCTCCATGCAAGGGGTGCCCCTCTTCGATATCGGCAAGGCCCTGGGTCACTCCACTCCCGCCACCACCGGCAAGGTCTATACCCATCTGGTGGACCACACTCATGAGGAGACGTTAATTAAGGTGTCCGACGCGCTGAAAAAGTAA
- the csrA_1 gene encoding Translational regulator CsrA: MLCLSLNQGEYMTIGENVVVQLDHVTGDRCRLVIHAPKEVPILRGEVLERNGGQRPECVYDGHRYHKKELIWNRSKAQALAAMRRLLEEMDGANSDVQALRRQLNHMFPPADGGAGDSPQTTQFSNG, from the coding sequence ATGCTCTGTTTGAGTCTGAACCAGGGCGAGTATATGACCATCGGCGAGAATGTGGTGGTCCAGCTGGACCATGTCACAGGCGACCGGTGCAGGCTGGTAATCCACGCCCCGAAAGAGGTCCCCATCCTGCGGGGGGAGGTCCTGGAGCGAAACGGCGGTCAGCGCCCTGAGTGCGTGTACGACGGCCACCGCTACCACAAAAAGGAGCTCATCTGGAACAGAAGCAAGGCTCAGGCCCTGGCCGCGATGCGGAGGCTGCTGGAGGAGATGGACGGCGCAAACAGCGACGTGCAGGCCCTGCGGCGGCAGCTCAACCACATGTTTCCGCCTGCGGACGGCGGAGCCGGTGATTCCCCGCAAACCACCCAGTTTTCAAACGGCTGA
- a CDS encoding IS200/IS605 family transposase IS1341 yields MARKSRAAEGQVIQYTTLKVRLYPTPAQAELFEKTFGCCRYIWNQMLSDQQMFYAETGAHFIPTPAKYKKGAPFLTEVDNQALIQEHNKLSQAFRVFFKRPEAFGHPNFKKKKTDRDSFTACNHVFESGPTIYTTRDGIRMTKAGVVKARFSRRAQAWWRLKRITVEKTKTQKYYCYILYEHSGKQPEPVIPTPETTVGLKYSMRHFYVADDGTTADPPRWLKQSQEKLVRVQQKLARMEPGSRNYEEAVQKYRLLHERIANQRRDFLHKESSRIANGWDAVCMRDDALAEMSKGPLRKDAASSGFRMLRELLQYKLERQGKRLILLDRYAPTTRVCSVCGQLQDSVDYGARTWTCPKCGTVHDREVNAAKNIKLEGLAQFLPTASPA; encoded by the coding sequence ATGGCGCGGAAATCAAGAGCTGCGGAGGGGCAGGTCATTCAGTACACCACCCTCAAGGTGCGGCTCTACCCCACTCCGGCCCAGGCGGAGCTGTTTGAAAAGACCTTTGGCTGCTGCCGGTACATCTGGAATCAGATGCTCTCCGACCAACAGATGTTCTACGCCGAGACGGGGGCCCATTTCATCCCCACCCCGGCCAAGTACAAAAAGGGAGCGCCCTTCCTGACGGAGGTCGATAACCAAGCCCTCATCCAGGAGCACAACAAGCTCTCTCAGGCGTTCCGGGTATTTTTCAAGAGGCCGGAGGCTTTCGGCCACCCCAATTTTAAGAAAAAGAAGACGGACCGGGACTCCTTTACCGCCTGTAACCATGTATTTGAGTCCGGCCCCACCATCTACACCACCCGGGACGGCATCCGCATGACTAAGGCGGGGGTTGTAAAGGCCAGGTTTTCCCGCCGGGCGCAGGCCTGGTGGAGGCTGAAACGGATCACGGTGGAAAAGACCAAAACGCAAAAATATTACTGCTATATCCTCTATGAACACAGCGGGAAGCAGCCGGAGCCCGTCATCCCCACGCCTGAGACCACAGTGGGCCTGAAGTACTCCATGCGGCACTTCTATGTTGCCGACGACGGCACAACGGCGGACCCGCCCCGGTGGCTGAAGCAGTCTCAGGAGAAGCTGGTCCGTGTCCAGCAAAAGCTGGCCCGGATGGAGCCGGGGTCCAGGAATTATGAGGAAGCGGTCCAAAAATACCGCCTGCTCCATGAGCGCATCGCCAATCAGCGCCGGGACTTTCTCCACAAGGAATCCAGCCGGATCGCCAACGGCTGGGACGCCGTGTGTATGAGGGACGACGCGCTGGCGGAGATGTCAAAAGGGCCTCTGCGGAAGGATGCGGCCAGCTCCGGCTTCCGGATGCTTCGGGAGCTGCTGCAATACAAGCTGGAGCGGCAGGGAAAGCGGCTCATTCTGCTGGACCGCTATGCCCCCACAACCCGAGTCTGTTCCGTCTGCGGACAGCTTCAGGACAGCGTGGACTACGGCGCGAGGACCTGGACCTGCCCAAAGTGCGGGACGGTCCACGACCGGGAGGTCAACGCAGCAAAAAACATCAAGCTGGAAGGTTTGGCGCAGTTTTTACCAACCGCGAGCCCAGCGTAA